In Mustela nigripes isolate SB6536 chromosome 10, MUSNIG.SB6536, whole genome shotgun sequence, one DNA window encodes the following:
- the CHRNB2 gene encoding neuronal acetylcholine receptor subunit beta-2, whose amino-acid sequence MAPRSGPAALLLGFGLLGLRAGVWGTDTEERLVEHLLDPSRYNKLIRPAVNGSELVTVQLMVSLAQLISVHEREQIMTTNVWLTQEWEDYRLTWKPEEFDNMKKVRLPSKHIWLPDVVLYNNADGMYEVSFYSNAVVSYDGSIFWLPPAIYKSACKIEVKHFPFDQQNCTMKFRSWTYDRTEIDLVLKSDVASLDDFTPSGEWDIVALPGRRNENPDDSTYVDITYDFVIRRKPLFYTINLIIPCVLITSLAVLVFYLPSDCGEKMTLCISVLLALTVFLLLISKIVPPTSLDVPLVGKYLMFTMVLVTFSIVTSVCVLNVHHRSPSTHTMAPWVKVVFLEKLPALLFMQQPRHRCARQRLRLRRRQREREAGALLFREAPGESYSGPARGGPGAGGCGLRAAVDGVRFIADHVRSEDDDQSVSEDWKYVAMVIDRLFLWIFVFVCVFGTVGMFLQPLFQNYSPARFLQADRLAPSSK is encoded by the exons ATGGCCCCGCGCTCCGGCCCCGCGGCGCTGCTGCTGGGCTTCGGCCTCCTCGGGCTGCGCGCGG GAGTCTGGGGTACAGATACAGAGGAGCGCCTGGTGGAACACCTCCTGGACCCCTCCCGGTACAACAAGCTCATCCGCCCGGCCGTCAATGGCTCTGAGCTAGTGACTGTGCAGCTCATGGTGTCTCTGGCCCAGCTCATTAGTGTG CACGAGCGGGAGCAGATCATGACCACAAATGTCTGGCTGACCCAG GAGTGGGAGGACTATCGGCTCACCTGGAAGCCCGAGGAGTTTGACAACATGAAGAAAGTTCGGCTCCCGTCCAAACACATCTGGCTCCCAGATGTAGTTCTGTACAACAA TGCTGACGGCATGTACGAGGTGTCCTTCTATTCCAACGCCGTGGTCTCCTACGACGGCAGCATCTTCTGGCTGCCGCCCGCCATCTACAAGAGCGCCTGCAAGATCGAGGTGAAGCACTTCCCGTTCGACCAGCAGAACTGCACCATGAAGTTCCGCTCGTGGACCTACGACCGCACGGAGATCGACCTGGTGCTCAAGAGTGACGTGGCCAGCCTGGACGACTTCACCCCCAGCGGCGAGTGGGACATCGTGGCGCTGCCCGGCCGGCGCAACGAGAACCCGGACGACTCCACGTACGTGGACATCACGTACGACTTCGTCATCCGCCGCAAGCCGCTCTTCTACACCATCAACCTCATCATCCCGTGCGTGCTCATCACCTCGCTGGCCGTCCTGGTCTTCTACCTGCCGTCCGACTGCGGCGAGAAGATGACGCTGTGCATCTCCGTGCTGCTGGCGCTCACCGTCTTCCTGCTGCTCATCTCCAAGATCGTGCCGCCCACCTCCCTGGACGTGCCGCTCGTCGGCAAGTACCTCATGTTCACCATGGTGCTCGTCACCTTCTCCATCGTCACCAGCGTGTGCGTGCTCAACGTGCACCACCGCTCGCCCAGCACGCACACCATGGCGCCCTGGGTCAAGGTCGTCTTCCTGGAGAAGCTGCCCGCGCTGCTCTTCATGCAGCAGCCGCGCCACCGCTGCGCCCGCCAGCGCCTGCGTCTGCGGCGGCGCCAGCGCGAGCGCGAGGCGGGCGCCCTCCTCTTCCGGGAAGCCCCCGGGGAGTCGTATTCCGGGCCCGCGCgcggcgggccgggggcgggcggcTGCGGCCTCCGCGCGGCGGTGGACGGCGTGCGCTTCATCGCGGACCACGTGCGCAGCGAGGACGACGACCAGAGC GTGAGTGAGGACTGGAAGTATGTCGCCATGGTGATCGACCGCCTGTTCCTCTGGATCTTCGTCTTCGTCTGTGTTTTCGGCACAGTTGGCATGTTCCTGCAGCCCCTCTTCCAGAACTACTCCCCTGCCCGCTTCCTGCAGGCCGACCGCTTGGCCCCCAGCTCCAAGTGA
- the UBE2Q1 gene encoding LOW QUALITY PROTEIN: ubiquitin-conjugating enzyme E2 Q1 (The sequence of the model RefSeq protein was modified relative to this genomic sequence to represent the inferred CDS: deleted 1 base in 1 codon), with protein sequence MQQPQPQGQQQPGPGQQLGGQGAARGPGAGGGGGGGPGPGPCLRRELKLLESIFHRGHERFRIASACLDELSCEFLLAGAGGAGAGAAPGPHLPPRGPVPGDPVRIHCNITESYPAVPPIWSVESDDPNLAAVLERLVDIKKGNTLLLQHLKRIISDLCKLYNLPQHPDVEMLDQPLPAEQCTQEDLSSEDEDEEMPEDTEDLDHYEMKEEEPAEGKKSEDDGIGKENLAILEKIKKNQRQDYLNGAVSGSVQATDRLMKELRDIYRSQSFKGGNYAVELVNDSLYDWNVKLLKVDQDSALHNDLQILKEKEGADFILLNFSFKDNFPFDPPFVRVVSPVLSGGYVLGGGAICMELLTKQGWSSAYSIESVIMQICATLVKGKARVQFGANKSQYSLTRAQQSYKSLVQIHEKNGWYTPPKEDG encoded by the exons ATGCAGCAGCCGCAGCcgcaggggcagcagcagccgGGGCCGGGGCAGCAGCTGGGGGGCCAGGGGGCGgcg cgggggccgggggcgggggggggggggggggggggcccggggccgGGGCCCTGCCTGAGGCGGGAGCTGAAGCTGCTCGAGTCCATCTTCCACCGCGGCCACGAGCGCTTCCGCATTGCCAGCGCCTGCCTGGACGAGCTGAGCTGCGAGTTCCTGCTGGCCGGGGCTGgaggggccggggcgggggccgcgCCCGGACCGCATCTGCCCCCGCGGGGGCCGGTGCCCGGGGATCCCGTCCGCATCCACTGCAACATCACG GAGTCCTACCCTGCTGTGCCCCCCATCTGGTCAGTGGAGTCCGATGACCCGAACTTGGCCGCCGTCTTGGAGAGGCTGGTGGACATCAAGAAAGGGAATACTCTG CTGCTGCAGCACCTGAAGAGGATCATCTCCGACCTGTGTAAGCTCTACAATCTCCCTCAGCACCCGGACGTGGAGATGCTGGACCAGCCCCTGCCGGCGGAGCAG tgCACGCAGGAGGACTTGTCTTCTGAAGATGAAGATGAGGAGATGCCTGAG GACACGGAGGACCTGGATCACTATGAGATGAAGGAGGAGGAGCCAGCCGAGGGCAAGAAATCCGAAGATGACGGCATCGGGAAGGAAAACTTGGCCATCCTGGAGAAGATTAAGAAGAACCAGAGGCAAGATTACTTAAAC GGCGCGGTGTCCGGCTCGGTGCAGGCCACGGACCGGCTCATGAAGGAGCTCAGGGACATTTACCGCTCACAGAGTTTCAAAGGCG GAAACTATGCAGTCGAACTCGTGAATGACAGTCTGTACGACTGGAACGTGAAACTCCTCAA AGTCGACCAGGACAGCGCTTTGCACAACGATCTCCAGATCctcaaagagaaggaaggagcggACTTCATTCTCCTCAACTTTTCCTTCAAA GATAACTTCCCCTTCGACCCGCCGTTTGTCAGGGTTGTGTCTCCCGTTCTTTCCGGAGG GTACGTTCTGGGCGGAGGTGCCATCTGCATGGAGCTCCTCACCAAACAG GGCTGGAGCAGCGCCTACTCCATCGAGTCCGTGATCATGCAGATCTGTGCCACGCTGGTGAAGGGGAAGGCACGCGTGCAGTTCGGAGCCAACAAG TCCCAGTACAGCCTGACGAGAGCACAGCAGTCCTACAAGTCCCTGGTGCAGATCCACGAGAAGAACG GCTGGTACACACCCCCCAAGGAAGATGGCTAA